A single genomic interval of Lathyrus oleraceus cultivar Zhongwan6 chromosome 7, CAAS_Psat_ZW6_1.0, whole genome shotgun sequence harbors:
- the LOC127100613 gene encoding glutamyl-tRNA reductase 2, chloroplastic, with the protein MTAIGGSSSAAATFSSSVKFSPSHPLLPSQFPKSTFSPHRTPLNPSKCTLRSENPIPQNAIVSKPSPLEILKTSSLDRYTKEKSSIIVIGLNVHTAPVEMREKLAIPEAQWPQVIQELCALNHIEEAAVLSTCNRIEIYLVALSQHRAVREVTDWISKLSGVSIPEICKHQILLYNKDATQHLFEVAAGLDSLVLGEGQILSQVKQVVKSGQGVPGFDRKISGLFKQAISVGKRVRTETNISSGSVSVSSAAVELALMKRSVASFDDARVLVIGAGKMGKLVIKHLAAKGCRKMVVVNRTQERVNAIREELKDVDLVFRPLSEMLDCAAEADLIFTCTASESPLFSKENVEMLPSVGKGVGNRLFIDISIPRNVDPGVSELENALVYNVDDLREVVDANKEDRHQKAMEARGIIQEELNKFEAWIDSLETVPTIKKFRAYVERIRASELEKCLSRMRGDVSKEQKEAMYALSMGIVNKLLHGPMQHLRCDGNDNKSLSEVLENMRALNRMYDLETEISLMEEKIRVKMERAKK; encoded by the exons ATGACGGCCATCGGCGGATCCTCCTCCGCCGCCGCCACTTTTTCCTCCTCCGTCAAATTCTCCCCATCTCACCCCCTCCTCCCTTCTCAATTTCCTAAATCCACATTTTCTCCCCATCGAACCCCTCTCAATCCCTCCAAATGCACCCTTCGTTCCGAAAACCCCATTCCTCAAAACGCCATCGTTTCAAAACCTTCTCCTCTCGAAATACTCAAAACTTCTTCACTTGACA GATATACAAAGGAGAAGAGCAGTATCATTGTGATTGGACTCAATGTTCATACAGCTCCTGTTGAAATGCGTGAGAAGCTTGCTATTCCAGAAGCACAGTGGCCTCAAGTTATTCAGGAGCTTTGTGCTCTTAATCACATAGAAGAAGCTGCTGTTCTCAGCACATGTAATCGAATCGAGATATACCTTGTTGCTCTCTCTCAACACCGTGCTGTTAGAGAAGTCACAGATTGGATCTCCAAG TTAAGTGGGGTTTCAATACCTGAGATTTGTAAGCACCAGATCTTGTTGTATAATAAGGATGCTACACAGCATCTTTTTGAAGTTGCTGCTGGTCTTGATTCACTTGTTCTTGGGGAGGGTCAGATTCTTTCTCAGGTTAAACAAGTTGTGAAAAGTGGACAAGGAGTTCCGGGTTTTGATAGGAAAATAAGTGGTTTGTTCAAGCAGGCTATCTCGGTTGGGAAACGGGTTCGAACGGAGACGAATATTTCATCTGGGTCGGTTTCTGTTAGTTCAGCTGCTGTTGAGTTGGCGCTTATGAAGAGATCTGTAGCTTCCTTTGACGATGCTAGAGTTTTGGTGATTGGGGCGGGTAAGATGGGGAAGCTGGTGATCAAACATTTGGCTGCTAAAGGGTGTCGAAAAATGGTGGTTGTTAATAGAACTCAAGAGAGAGTCAATGCCATTAGGGAAGAGTTGAAGGATGTTGACTTAGTGTTTAGACCTCTTTCTGAAATGCTGGACTGTGCTGCTGAGGCTGATTTGATCTTCACATGTACTGCATCTGAGTCACCATTGTTCTCAAAAGAGAATGTGGAGATGCTCCCTTCGGTTGGCAAAGGTGTGGGAAACCGACTTTTCATTGATATATCTATTCCGAGGAACGTGGATCCGGGTGTGTCAGAACTAGAGAATGCGCTAGTGTACAATGTGGATGATCTCCGCGAAGTTGTTGATGCTAACAAGGAGGATAGACACCAGAAAGCCATGGAAGCTCGAGGAATTATTCAGGAGGAATTGAATAAATTTGAAGCGTGGATAGACTCTCTTGAAACTGTTCCTACTATTAAGAAATTTAGAGCTTATGTTGAAAGGATTAGAGCTTCTGAGCTGGAAAAATGTTTGTCAAGGATGCGTGGTGATGTATCGAAGGAACAGAAAGAAGCAATGTATGCCCTTAGTATGGGTATCGTGAACAAGCTACTTCATGGTCCTATGCAGCATCTGAGGTGTGATGGGAATGATAATAAAAGTCTCAGTGAAGTTCTTGAGAACATGCGTGCTCTTAACAGAATGTATGATCTTGAGACAGAAATATCCTTGATGGAAGAAAAAATTAGAGTCAAGATGGAACGGGCTAAGAAGTAA